A region from the Sulfitobacter sp. D7 genome encodes:
- the tuf gene encoding elongation factor Tu, with protein MAKAKFERNKPHVNIGTIGHVDHGKTTLTAAITKYFGDFQAYDQIDGAPEEKARGITISTAHVEYETEARHYAHVDCPGHADYVKNMITGAAQMDGAILVVNAADGPMPQTREHILLGRQVGIPAMVVFMNKVDQVDDEELLELVEMEIRELLSSYDYPGDDIPVVPGSALAAMEGRDENIGENAIRKLMEEVDNYIPTPERAVDQPFLMPVEDVFSISGRGTVVTGRVERGVINVGDEIEIVGIRDTKKTTCTGVEMFRKLLDRGEAGDNIGALLRGVERDGVERGQVLCKPGSVNPHTKFEAEAYILTKEEGGRHTPFFANYRPQFYFRTTDVTGTVQLAEGTEMVMPGDNVSFGVELIAPIAMENGLRFAIREGGRTVGAGVVSKITE; from the coding sequence ATGGCAAAGGCAAAGTTTGAACGTAACAAGCCACACGTCAACATCGGCACAATCGGCCACGTTGACCACGGTAAAACCACGCTGACCGCGGCGATCACCAAATACTTCGGTGACTTCCAAGCGTACGACCAGATCGACGGCGCGCCCGAAGAGAAGGCCCGCGGCATCACCATCTCGACCGCACACGTCGAGTATGAGACCGAAGCACGTCACTACGCCCACGTCGACTGCCCCGGCCACGCTGACTATGTGAAAAACATGATCACCGGTGCCGCTCAGATGGACGGCGCTATCTTGGTTGTGAACGCGGCCGACGGCCCGATGCCCCAGACCCGCGAGCACATCCTGCTCGGCCGTCAGGTTGGCATCCCCGCCATGGTCGTCTTCATGAACAAAGTTGACCAGGTCGACGACGAAGAGCTGCTTGAGCTGGTTGAGATGGAAATCCGCGAGCTGCTGTCTTCCTACGACTACCCCGGCGACGACATCCCCGTTGTGCCTGGTTCCGCTCTGGCGGCGATGGAAGGCCGTGACGAAAACATCGGCGAAAATGCAATCCGCAAGCTGATGGAAGAAGTCGACAACTACATCCCGACACCAGAGCGTGCTGTTGACCAGCCGTTCCTGATGCCCGTCGAAGACGTGTTCTCGATCTCTGGTCGTGGTACCGTTGTGACCGGCCGTGTTGAGCGTGGCGTGATCAACGTTGGCGACGAGATTGAAATCGTCGGCATCCGCGACACCAAGAAAACCACCTGCACCGGTGTGGAAATGTTCCGCAAGCTGCTGGACCGTGGTGAAGCTGGCGACAACATCGGCGCGCTGCTGCGTGGCGTTGAGCGTGACGGCGTTGAGCGCGGTCAGGTTCTCTGCAAGCCCGGTTCCGTGAACCCGCACACCAAGTTCGAAGCCGAAGCCTACATCCTCACCAAAGAGGAAGGTGGCCGTCACACGCCGTTCTTCGCGAACTACCGTCCGCAGTTCTACTTCCGTACAACTGACGTGACCGGCACCGTTCAGCTGGCAGAAGGCACCGAGATGGTCATGCCCGGCGACAACGTGTCCTTCGGCGTTGAGCTGATTGCACCGATCGCCATGGAAAACGGCCTGCGCTTCGCGATCCGCGAAGGTGGCCGTACGGTTGGCGCCGGCGTTGTTTCCAAAATCACTGAGTGA
- the fusA gene encoding elongation factor G: MARDYPLQRYRNFGIMAHIDAGKTTCSERILFYTGKSHNIGEVHDGAATMDWMEQEQERGITITSAATTTFWQRQEEPTADATSDTKFRMNIIDTPGHVDFTIEVERSLAVLDGAVAVLDANAGVEPQTETVWRQADRYKVPRIVFVNKMDKIGADFFNCVKMIKDRTGATPAPIQIPIGAENELEGLVDLVTMKEWVWSGEDLGAGWEQREIRDSLKESADEWRAKLIETAVEMDDEAMENYLMDGAEPDVDTLRALIRKGTLAIKFIPVLCGSAFKNKGVQPLLNAVIDYLPSPLDVVDYMGFKPGDETETRNIPRRADDDMAFSGLAFKIMNDPFVGSLTFTRVYSGVLKKGDTLLNSTKGKKERVGRMMMMHSINREEIEEAFAGDIIALAGLKDTTTGDTLCAANDPVVLETMTFPDPVIEIAVEPKTKADQEKMSAGLARLAAEDPSFRVETDLESGQTIMKGMGELHLDILVDRLKREFKVEANIGAPQVAYRETISREAEITYTHKKQSGGSGQFGEVKMILMPTEPGEGYSFESRIVGGAIPKEYIPGVEKGIKSVLDSGPLAGFPVIDFKVALIDGKFHDVDSSVLAFEIAARMGMREGMKKAGAKLLEPIMKVEVVTPEEYTGGIIGDLTSRRGQVQGQDTRGNAIAIDAFVPLANMFGYINTLRSMSSGRANFTMQFDHYEPVPQNISDEIQAKFA, translated from the coding sequence ATGGCACGCGACTATCCGCTCCAACGCTACCGCAACTTCGGCATCATGGCTCACATCGATGCCGGCAAAACCACCTGTTCCGAACGCATCCTGTTCTACACCGGCAAAAGCCACAACATCGGTGAGGTGCATGACGGCGCCGCAACGATGGACTGGATGGAGCAAGAGCAGGAACGCGGGATCACCATTACATCCGCCGCGACCACCACGTTCTGGCAGCGCCAGGAAGAGCCCACAGCCGATGCGACATCTGACACCAAGTTCCGGATGAACATCATCGACACCCCCGGCCACGTTGACTTCACCATCGAAGTTGAGCGTTCGCTGGCCGTTCTCGACGGCGCGGTTGCCGTTCTTGACGCCAACGCCGGTGTTGAGCCGCAGACCGAAACCGTGTGGCGTCAGGCTGACCGCTACAAGGTGCCGCGCATCGTGTTCGTCAACAAGATGGACAAAATCGGCGCTGACTTCTTCAACTGCGTGAAGATGATCAAAGACCGTACAGGTGCCACACCTGCTCCGATCCAGATCCCAATTGGCGCCGAGAACGAGCTTGAAGGTCTCGTTGACCTCGTCACAATGAAGGAATGGGTCTGGTCCGGTGAAGATCTGGGTGCCGGCTGGGAACAGCGCGAGATCCGTGACAGCCTGAAAGAGTCCGCTGACGAATGGCGTGCCAAGCTCATCGAGACCGCGGTCGAGATGGACGATGAGGCGATGGAAAACTACCTGATGGACGGTGCTGAGCCGGACGTCGACACCCTGCGCGCGCTGATCCGTAAGGGCACTCTGGCGATCAAATTCATCCCTGTTCTTTGCGGCTCTGCCTTCAAGAACAAGGGTGTTCAGCCGCTGCTTAACGCCGTGATCGACTATCTGCCCAGCCCGCTGGACGTTGTCGATTACATGGGCTTCAAGCCGGGCGATGAGACAGAAACACGTAACATCCCGCGTCGTGCGGATGATGACATGGCGTTCTCTGGCCTTGCGTTCAAAATCATGAACGACCCCTTTGTTGGCTCGCTGACTTTCACCCGCGTTTATTCGGGCGTGCTCAAGAAGGGCGATACCCTCTTGAACTCGACCAAAGGTAAGAAAGAGCGCGTCGGTCGTATGATGATGATGCACTCGATCAACCGCGAAGAGATCGAAGAAGCCTTTGCGGGTGACATCATCGCGCTTGCCGGTCTGAAAGACACCACCACAGGTGACACGCTTTGTGCCGCCAATGATCCGGTGGTTCTGGAAACCATGACCTTCCCCGATCCGGTCATCGAGATCGCGGTTGAGCCAAAGACCAAGGCCGACCAAGAGAAAATGTCTGCAGGTCTGGCCCGTTTGGCCGCCGAAGACCCCTCTTTCCGCGTCGAAACCGATCTGGAATCCGGTCAGACCATCATGAAGGGCATGGGCGAACTTCACCTCGACATTCTGGTGGACCGTCTGAAGCGCGAATTCAAAGTTGAAGCGAACATCGGTGCACCGCAGGTGGCATACCGTGAGACGATCAGCCGCGAAGCCGAGATCACCTACACCCACAAGAAACAGTCGGGTGGTTCGGGTCAGTTCGGTGAAGTTAAGATGATCCTGATGCCGACCGAGCCGGGCGAAGGTTACTCCTTTGAGAGCCGCATCGTCGGTGGTGCCATTCCCAAGGAATACATCCCGGGCGTGGAAAAGGGTATCAAATCGGTTCTGGACTCCGGTCCGCTGGCGGGCTTCCCGGTCATCGACTTCAAGGTTGCCCTGATCGACGGTAAGTTCCACGACGTTGACTCCAGCGTTCTGGCCTTCGAAATCGCTGCCCGTATGGGTATGCGCGAAGGCATGAAGAAAGCTGGCGCAAAGCTGCTGGAACCGATCATGAAGGTCGAAGTTGTGACACCGGAAGAGTACACCGGTGGCATCATCGGTGACCTGACATCCCGTCGGGGTCAGGTGCAGGGTCAAGACACGCGCGGCAACGCCATCGCGATCGACGCCTTCGTGCCGCTGGCCAACATGTTCGGCTACATCAACACTCTGCGTTCGATGTCTTCCGGTCGTGCGAACTTCACCATGCAGTTCGACCACTACGAGCCTGTGCCGCAGAACATCTCCGACGAGATTCAGGCCAAATTTGCATAA
- a CDS encoding DMT family transporter encodes MSPNTIGALLMIASMACFTFNDTLLKMTDGALPLFQLLFLRGVTTSVLILALSRQLGRIDFRLQPRDWRVIGLRSVAEIAAAYFFLTALFNMPLANVTAILQVVPLSVTLAAALVFRQAVGWRRLVAIGIGFCGVLLIVKPGAEGFNIWSIYVLIAVLCVTVRDLSTRALSPAVPSMTVTLVTALSVMTAAGLASLSGPWAPVTPSVAALIGGSGVFVLGGYFFSIQVMRVGDIGFVAPFRYTGLLWALLLGWAVFGEWPGVLTLVGAGIVVATGVFTLYRERKLKVQAEKTRRT; translated from the coding sequence ATGTCCCCCAATACCATCGGCGCGCTGCTGATGATTGCCTCGATGGCCTGTTTCACGTTTAACGACACGCTGCTGAAAATGACCGACGGGGCCCTGCCGCTGTTTCAGCTTTTGTTCCTGCGGGGGGTGACGACCTCGGTCCTGATCTTGGCCCTCAGCCGCCAGCTTGGCCGGATTGATTTCCGGCTCCAGCCGCGGGATTGGCGGGTGATTGGCCTGCGCTCGGTGGCCGAGATTGCAGCGGCTTATTTCTTTCTCACCGCGCTGTTCAACATGCCTTTGGCCAATGTGACCGCCATCCTTCAGGTGGTGCCGCTTTCGGTGACGCTGGCCGCCGCGTTGGTGTTTCGGCAGGCGGTGGGCTGGCGGCGGTTGGTGGCGATCGGGATCGGTTTCTGCGGTGTCCTGCTGATCGTGAAGCCGGGCGCGGAAGGGTTCAACATTTGGTCGATCTACGTCTTGATAGCGGTGCTTTGCGTGACGGTCCGTGACCTGTCGACCCGCGCCTTGTCGCCTGCGGTGCCTTCCATGACCGTCACCTTGGTGACCGCGCTGTCGGTGATGACGGCGGCGGGGCTGGCATCCCTCAGCGGACCATGGGCGCCGGTGACCCCGTCGGTGGCGGCGCTGATCGGCGGCTCCGGGGTCTTTGTGTTGGGCGGCTATTTCTTTTCGATCCAAGTCATGCGGGTCGGCGATATCGGATTTGTCGCGCCGTTTCGCTATACTGGCCTGCTTTGGGCGCTGCTGCTGGGCTGGGCGGTCTTTGGGGAATGGCCGGGTGTCTTGACGCTGGTCGGCGCCGGCATTGTCGTGGCCACAGGGGTCTTTACCCTCTACCGCGAGCGGAAGCTGAAGGTTCAGGCCGAGAAGACACGCCGTACTTGA
- a CDS encoding putative rhamnosyl transferase, whose translation MQAIGLCRFSYPALGGFQVGHDTTEERIAYLYDDARLEERFRLLEAVALPCLKAQSDPDFSMIFVIGDQFPDHHARRLESLLADLPQAVIHREPPRQHREVMKEVLNAARINPKEPCLQFRYDDDDAVSVDFIARLRRTVEDSAGLLTGQRSVAFDWPKGYIAEFGQGGIRAAEVFRPLNVAALAMYVKGGSPVTIMNFAHEKLPRFMPYVSLPDAAMFVRSHNGSNDSRQGLARHVDVAPLDAEGEALFRTRFAIDNDQVRRVFSA comes from the coding sequence ATGCAAGCCATCGGCCTGTGCCGTTTTTCTTACCCCGCCCTTGGGGGATTTCAGGTGGGGCACGACACCACCGAGGAACGTATCGCCTACCTCTATGACGACGCCCGGCTTGAGGAGCGCTTCCGCTTGCTTGAGGCCGTCGCCCTGCCCTGCCTCAAAGCACAGTCAGACCCGGATTTCTCAATGATCTTCGTGATCGGCGACCAGTTCCCGGACCACCACGCACGCCGCCTCGAATCGCTCCTCGCCGACCTGCCGCAAGCGGTGATCCACCGCGAGCCGCCCCGCCAGCACCGCGAGGTGATGAAAGAGGTGCTGAACGCCGCGCGGATCAACCCCAAAGAGCCCTGCCTGCAATTCCGCTATGACGATGACGATGCGGTCTCGGTCGATTTCATTGCCCGGCTGCGGCGTACGGTTGAGGACAGCGCGGGGCTTTTGACGGGTCAACGCTCGGTCGCTTTCGACTGGCCCAAAGGGTATATCGCGGAGTTCGGGCAGGGCGGCATCCGCGCGGCGGAAGTGTTTCGCCCCCTCAATGTGGCGGCCTTGGCGATGTATGTGAAAGGCGGAAGCCCGGTCACGATCATGAACTTCGCCCATGAGAAACTGCCGCGCTTCATGCCCTACGTCAGCCTGCCCGACGCGGCGATGTTCGTGCGCAGCCACAACGGATCGAACGATTCGCGCCAAGGGCTTGCGCGCCATGTGGACGTGGCCCCGCTGGATGCCGAAGGCGAAGCGCTGTTTCGAACGCGCTTTGCCATCGACAACGATCAAGTACGGCGTGTCTTCTCGGCCTGA
- the rpsG gene encoding 30S ribosomal protein S7 produces MSRRHAAEKREVLPDAKYGDLVLTKFMNNLMIDGKKSVAERIVYNAMTRVEDKIKRAPIEVFHEALENIQPSVEVRSRRVGGATYQVPVEVRPERRQALAIRWLIKAARARNENTMEERLAGELMDAVQSRGTAVKKREDTHKMADANKAFSHYRW; encoded by the coding sequence ATGTCACGCCGCCACGCCGCTGAAAAACGCGAAGTCCTGCCAGACGCCAAATACGGCGATCTGGTTCTCACCAAATTCATGAACAACCTGATGATCGACGGCAAGAAATCTGTCGCCGAGCGCATCGTCTACAACGCGATGACCCGCGTCGAAGACAAGATCAAGCGCGCCCCGATCGAAGTGTTCCACGAAGCACTTGAAAACATCCAGCCGTCCGTCGAAGTTCGTTCGCGTCGCGTTGGTGGTGCCACCTATCAGGTGCCAGTCGAAGTGCGCCCCGAGCGCCGTCAGGCGCTGGCGATCCGCTGGTTGATCAAAGCCGCGCGCGCCCGCAACGAAAACACCATGGAAGAGCGTCTTGCAGGCGAACTGATGGACGCTGTCCAGTCCCGTGGTACTGCCGTTAAAAAGCGCGAAGATACGCACAAGATGGCCGACGCCAACAAAGCGTTCAGCCACTACCGCTGGTAA
- the rpsL gene encoding 30S ribosomal protein S12, with protein MPTIQQLIRKPRQPKVKRSKSMHLQECPQKRGVCTRVYTTTPKKPNSAMRKVAKVRLTNGFEVISYIPGESHNLQEHSVVLIRGGRVKDLPGVRYHILRGVLDTQGVKDRKQRRSKYGAKRPK; from the coding sequence ATGCCAACGATCCAACAGCTGATCCGCAAGCCGCGGCAGCCGAAAGTCAAACGTTCGAAATCCATGCACCTGCAGGAGTGCCCGCAAAAGCGCGGCGTCTGCACACGGGTTTACACAACAACACCCAAGAAGCCGAACTCGGCCATGCGTAAGGTTGCCAAAGTGCGCCTGACCAATGGTTTCGAAGTCATCTCTTACATCCCGGGCGAGAGCCACAACCTTCAGGAACACTCCGTGGTTCTGATCCGCGGCGGTCGTGTAAAAGACCTTCCGGGTGTGCGTTACCACATCCTGCGCGGTGTTCTCGATACCCAAGGTGTCAAGGACCGGAAGCAGCGCCGCTCCAAGTACGGCGCGAAGCGTCCGAAGTAA